In Sander lucioperca isolate FBNREF2018 chromosome 12, SLUC_FBN_1.2, whole genome shotgun sequence, one DNA window encodes the following:
- the LOC116058544 gene encoding uncharacterized protein LOC116058544 produces the protein MIGSVPTEIEEKEEMITNTTEWKTVSDPKQAGLLFSQDLLHSNRDSKSLFLSVDIRQDKEEQDRTLVTFYKRDNIRWTSPLQCKLQGDVATGSGVNRHMMSTVIFKLMSGFHIKFGSAAVTKIFEGEPDHLIPSVLDELLDKNMFTVAGRMIGHSFLHNGPRFPGLSPAIIHILLGGPLETTPVTIQDCPDLDIRDAVNMLDGDAELKELDAIHQLCLSWDLPAPNVTNRKWLSEKLLLHAVIERTRRQINQFQKGLKETGLWHLLIHRRDVIPILFPRESEAEVTPQMILDCITWPSFITVIFDSYKIEDNVESDVMDVCRVSGYLKIFIENASQAKLKSLIKFWIGWEVPVTEMKVEIVEATLPTALTCFEKLRLPRHYNAYNTFHQDLCACISSSYSGFGCA, from the exons ATGATCGGGTCAGTACCTACAGAAattgaagaaaaagaagaaatgatCACAAATACCACAG AATGGAAAACAGTGTCAGACCCAAAACAAGCTGGTTTGCTATTTTCACAAGACCTTCTTCACAGCAACAGAGATTCAAAAAGCCTGTTTCTGAGTGTGGACATCAGACAAGACAAGGAGGAGCAAGACCGAACTTTAGTCACATTCTACAAGAGAGACAACATTCGGTGGACGTCGCCACTTCAATGCAAACTTCAAG GCGACGTTGCAACAGGAAGTGGGGTCAACCGTCACATGATGTCAACAGTGATTTTCAAGCTTATGAGTGGATTCCATATAAAATTCG GAAGTGCAGCCGTCACCAAAATCTTCGAAGGTGAGCCTGATCACCTCATCCCTTCAGTTTTAGATGAACTGCTTGACAAAAACATGTTCACAGTCGCAGGCCGGATGATTGGCCACTCCTTCCTGCATAACGGCCCGAGATTCCCAGGACTTAGCCCAGCTATTATTCACATTCTCCTTGGGGGTCCGTTGGAGACTACTCCTGTGACAATACAAGACTGCCCTGACCTCGACATCCGAGACGCTGTGAACATG CTTGATGGAGACGCCGAATTAAAAGAATTAGACGCCATCCATCAGCTCTGCCTGTCGTGGGACCTGCCAGCACCAAATGTCACCAACAGGAAATGGCTGTCTGAAAAGCTTCTCTTGCATGCT GTTATCGAGCGAACAAGGCGTCAAATCAATCAGTTCCAAAAAGGCTTAAAAGAGACAGGACTGTGGCACCTTCTCATTCACAGAAGAGATGTAATCCCAATCCTGTTTCCCAGGGAATCTGAAGCAGAAGTCACACCTCAG ATGATCCTGGATTGCATCACATGGCCATCGTTCATAACTGTCATCTTTGACAGCTACAAAATTGAAGACAATGTTGAGTCTGATGTCATGGATGTATGTCGAGTATCTGGCTACTTGAAAATCTTTATTGAAAATG CATCACAGGCTAAGCTAAAGAGCCTCATAAAGTTCTGGATAGGATGGGAGGTGCCGGTCACAGAGATGAAGGTGGAAATAGTTGAGGCCACACTTCCGACAGCTTTAACGTGTTTTGAGAAGCTGAGGCTGCCGAGGCATTATAATGCGTACAATACATTTCATCAGgatttgtgtgcatgcatatcTAGCAGTTACAGCGGTTTTGGCTGTGCCTGA